The Moorella glycerini genomic interval TAACTGAGGATTAGATGCTGGGATACTGAGGCCCAGCCCTTTTCCCCTTCGCTACCGCTATCGACAACGGCCAGGTCCAGGTGACTGCCGCTCAGGGTTACCTGGCGTTTTTGCAGCCATTCGCGGACGTATTTGATGCGGCCGATCTCATGGTTAAGGGCAAACCGGCCGCTGGTCGTCGTGGCGTCATAAAAAGCCTCCAGCCCATCATAATTACCGTTGACCAGGGCCCTGGCCCGGGCCGTGAAGATGGTTGTCAGGTGCTCCGTCAACTCCCCGGGGGCGGAGGGCGCCATTACCGGCAAGTCTTGCTGATAAAACAGGAAAAAGGCCATGCCGGCCAAGAGGATGGCGCCTGGAACTGCCAGCTTCATCCACCGCCGGCGCAAGAATAAAAGCCGGCCCACCTTCATCCCCCTCGCTATCAACCTCGTTAATGTATATTCATTAAGGGAAAAAGATAAGACCCCTGCGGGGTGATAGAAGTTTAAATTACACTAAACCTGCATCACCCCCTACATCCTCCACATCATCGCCGCTTTCTCTCCGCTTTTGTTCCTGTTTTCACAATTAAGCATGGCTTAATTATATGGTGGGATTGACTTTGCGTTGCCTTTTCGCCATAAAGTAATAAACCTCCTCACTGCTAAAGTATTTTAGTAAGCAGGTTAAAGGAGGTTTACTACCCTTGGCCGTATGCGGTTCGTCAGCCGCGATACGTCCCATTTAATTTTAAAGTTTTGGAGCCCTTTTAAATCAAGATTTGGTGCGGCGAGCGGGAATTGAACCCGCACGGGTGTACCCATACGCCCCTCAAACGTACGCGTCTGCCAGTTCCGCCATCGCCGCACATCTGGCATGTTTAATTATAAACCCTGGACGGTCTTCCTGTCAAGGATAAGACCGGCTTGATCACCGTTCTCTACTTGAGTTTTTCCAGCCTGGGGTTGGGGATAATTCCGGGCAGGCGACCGCGCTTGGCCACCGGGCGGCCGTCGACCTCCTTTAAATCCATGGTCATATCAATGGGGGCCGCTCCGGAAATATAGCTACCCACACCAAAGGCATCGGCTCCGGCTTCAATGAGGGCGCGGATACGCTCCGGTGTCAGGCCGCCGGAGACAAAAATCCTCACATGGTTAAAGCCGGCGGTATCCAGGCGGTAGCGCACCTCCCGCACCAGCTCCGGGGTAACGCCGCCCCGCTCGCTGGGGGTATCCAGGCGTACCCCGGCCAGGGCTGGCCCCAGGGCTGCTGCTACCCGCAGGGCTTCTTCCGCTTCGTCCTTAAAGGTATCGACGAGAATGGTCCGCTTAGCATCAGGGGGCATAAGGCGATCATAGGCCAGGGCTCCCTCGACGGTATCACCAATAATGAGGAAAATGGCATGGGGTACTGTCCCCTGGGGCTCCTGGCCAGCCAGTTTGGCCGCCAGGATGCAACTCGCCCCGTCGGCGCCGCCGACAATGGCCGCCCGCTCCATGACCGGTGCCACCGCCGGGTGAACGTGGCGCGCCCCGAAGCAGACAAAGGGATGTTCGCCGGCCGCTTCCCTGATTTCCCTGGCCGCCGTAGCCCAGCCACTGGAGCTGGCCAGCATCCCCAGGAGGGTAGTCTCAAAGAGGCCAAACTCACTGTACGGCCCCTGGATCCGCATGACCACTTCCCTGGGTGAAAAGGCGCTCCCTTCCGGTAGCCCCCAGATGGTAACCTTTTTCTCCTGGAGCAACTCCAGGACCTCATTGACGCCGCAGAGGATGCCGGCGCGGCGGGGAAAAATTTCCGCCGTCACAATGGTGTCAACCTTACCCAGTGCCTTGAGAATCTCATAAGTACGGACAAAATATATGTCGGTAGTTACCCCGCCGGCTATCTCGTCATGCTGGGCGGAATAGAAGCGCCTGCCAGGTGCTATCTGGAACTGCCGTACCTTGGCCAGGGAATCCATGACCTCCGTCGCCATTAAAATCCACTCCTCGACCTGTAAGTTCATTTTGTCAAAGGTTTCCCTATATTATTCGGCTTCCACGGCCAAATACCTGCTAGCGCACATCGGGATATAAGATACGGTATATCCGGTAGTTCTGGAGCACCTGGCGGGCAAACTCCCGGGTTTCGGGGAAGGGAACCTGGCTTAAGTTGCGGCTGCTGCCGTCCCAGATGCCCCTCTCCAGCCAGTTATGGACATTACCCCGGCCGCCGTTATAGGCAGCCAGGGCCGGGGTGAGGTCACCAAATTCTCGCAGGAGCTTAGCCAGGTACCAGCTGCCCAGGCGCAGGTTATATTCCGGGGAAAAGAGCCGCTCAGGATCGTAAGGCAGCCCCAGTTGCCCGGCCGCCAGCCTGGCTGTTTCCGGCATCAGCTGCATCAACCCCCGGGCACCCTGTGCGGACTGGGCCCGGGGATAAAATTTGCTTTCTACCCGGGTGAGGGCTGCTACCAGGAGAGGATCCAGCCCTTCCTGGTGGGCATAGTTGACGATAATTTCCCGGTAAGGGAGGGGATAAAGGACCCGCGCCGCCCGGGGCAGGAGAAAAGAAAGCAGCGCCGCCACTACCAGCAGCAGCCACAGGTAACGGCGCCAGGTTTTTATCATGAAGTACCACTCACTTTTTCTATGACAACCTTCCTGCTCGCTGGAGTTCCTGCCAGGCTGCCAGGACGGCGGCGCGGGTGGCGCTCAAATCGCCACCGGTAGGAATAATCCGGGTGGCGTGGCGCAACCTTTCCCTTTCGCCCATCTGGGCCCGGAGACGGCTTTCAGCTTCCTGGGGCGAGAGGTTGTCCCGTTCCATCAATCTTTTTAACCGCACCGTTGCCGGTGCGGTTACCACCCAGATGGCATCCACCATGTCGTCCATGCCGGCTTCAATTAAGAGAGGTGCCTCAATAACCACCACCGCCTCCGGATCATCCTGGCGTAAAGCCGTTATTTGCTCCTGGACTTTCTCCCGGATGCGGGGGTGGGTAATGGCGTTTAACAGTTCCCGGGCGGCAGCGTCGCTAAAAACGATCCGGCCCAGAGCTCGCCTGTTGAGGTAGCCATCAGGCTGTAAAATCCCCCGGCCAAAGGCGGCGACAATGTCCCGGTAGGCAGGCTTGCCGGGAAGCACTACCTCCCTGGCTACCTGGTCGGTGTCGATGACTATAGCCCCCAGTTCTTTTAAAATCCCGGCCACAGTGCTTTTACCGCTGGCAATACCGCCGGTAAGGCCGATAATAAACATCAACATTGCTCCTACCATCGCCAGACTCCAATGGCGATTAAAATTAATCCCGGGAGGGCCGCCCCGCGCCAGCCGGCTTTTTCTGGCTGCCAGCGTCGCCCCAGGACCAGGCCTGCCTGGACCAGGAGCAGCTGGCAGCAGCCAATGAATACAGGGGTCAGGAAGAGGGAAAAACCGGCGGCAGCGGCGCCAAAGCCTATCCCCAGGGCATCCAGAGCCAGGGCCAGCCCCAGGGTCAGGGCCTCCTGGCTGCTAATACTTCCAGAAAAATCCTGATCAGCCCGGCAGGGTTCCTTTAAAATCTGGATTACCAGGCCCAGGCGGGGGAGGCGCAATTTTAGTAAAGTCGCACCTTTCACCCGGGGTTCGTCTTTTTTCAGGTAGGCTTCAAAAATAATGGTCAGTCCCAGGGTTAATAATATAACAGCCCCCAGGCGCCCGGCAAGGACCGGATTAAATATCCTGGCCACCAGGTGACCGCCGGCCATGGCCAGGACACTGACTGCCGTGGATACCAGGGCAATCAGCCCCAGGGAAAGCCAGGGCAGCTTAATCTTCCTCAGGCCATAGGAAAGCCCCACACCCAGGCCATCCAGGCTGGCGGCCAGGGCTAAAAGTAGCGTTGCCAGTAACATGGTAGTTTATCCCACCCTTTGCCCTGTTGTGCTCTATACAGTAATATACGGGAAGAAGGTGGGATACGTGCCTGTCATTTAAACCTGGCAACCGGGGCAAAATACGGTGCTGCGGCCGCTTATTTTTACCCGCTCCAGGGTGCGACCACAACGGCGGCAGGGCTGGCCGGCGCGGCCGTAAACCTGGAGGTAATCCTGGTTTTTCCCCTGCTGGCCGCGGCCATCGACGTAATCCCGGAAAGAGGTGCCGGCATTGGCTATACCCTGCTCTAGCGCGGCCTGCATGGCCCGGTGCAGGCGCACCAGTTCATCCCCTGTCAGGGAAGCCGCCGGTCTTAAGGGATTAAGCCCCGCCAGGAAGAGCATTTCATCGGCATAGATGTTACCAATCCCGGCCAGGAGATGCTGGTCCAGCAGAACCTGTTTTACCGGCCGGCGGCGGCCGGCACAGATGGCTGCCAGGGTAGCAACATCAAAGGCCGGGTCCAATGGTTCCGGCCCCAGTTCTTTCAGCCCGGTGGTTACCGTTACCTCGTCTTCCTGGCCCAGGTAGAGGCGGCCAAAACGGCGGGTATCCAGCCAGCGCAGGGTGGTACCACCGGCCAGGTGGAAAACCACATGGGTATGGGGCAGCAAGGGGTCGGTCGCCGCCGTCAAGATAAGGCGCCCGGTCATCCTTAAATGGGCCACCAGGCAATAGCCGGCCGCCAGGTGGAAGAGGAGATATTTCCCCCGGCGGTCGAGGCGGGTTATCCTTTTACCTGCCAGCAAAGCGCTAAAGGTGGCGGCGTCGGGAACAGCAATAACGCCGGGGTGGTAAACCTCTACCCCGGCAATGGTTTGCCCCTGGAGATGGGGGCTCAGGGTACGTTTGATGGTTTCCACTTCAGGCAGTTCCGGCATGTTTTATCGCCCCCTCATAGGGTTCCATATCATACCAGTTGGGGCCGTATTTTAAGTCCACCTGGAGGGGGACCTGGAGTTCCAGGGTATTCTCCATGTTCTCTTTAACCAGGGCGGCTACTGCCGGCAGGTCTTCCTCCGGGACATCAAAGATCAATTCATCGTGAACCTGGAGGATCATCCGCGCGGCCGGGTATTGCTCCTCCAGCAGGCGGAAAATCTTCACCATGGCGATTTTAATAATATCAGCCGCGCTGCCCTGGATGGGGGTATTCATGGCTGCCCGCTCCCCAAAGCTCCGGGCGGTATGGTTGGAACTAAAGAGATCCGGCAGGTAGCGGCGCCGCCCCAGGAGGGTGGTTACATAGCCATCCTGCCGCGCCCTGGCAACGACCTCTTCCATATAAGCCCTGACACCGGGGTAACGCTGGAAATAACGCTCGATATATGCGTGGGCTTCACTGCGGCTGATGCCCAGGTCGCGGCTGAGGCCAAAATCGCTGATGCCGTAGACAATGCCGAAATTCACAGCCTTGGCACTGCGCCGCATGAACGGCGTAACTTCATTTAAGGGGACACCAAAGACCTCGGCTGCCGTCCGGGCATGAATGTCTTCTCCCCGGCGGAAGGCAGCAATCATGCCGGCGTCGCCGGAGATATGGGCCAGGACCCGGAGCTCGATCTGGGAATAATCGGCCGCCAGGAGGAGGCGGCCGGGAGCATGGGGAACAAAGGCCCGGCGCAGGCGCCGGCCCACTTCCAGGCGCACCGGGATGTTTTGCAAATTGGGCTCGCTGCTGGACAGGCGGCCGGTAGCCGTCACCGTCTGGTTAAAGGTGGTATGGAGGCTCTTCGTCCGGGGGTTGACCAGGGGTTTCAGCCCGTCCACATAGGTGGACTTTAACTTGGTAAGCTGGCGGTATTCCACCAGTTTGGCGGCAATGGGGTGCTTCGCGGCCAGCTCTTCCAGCACGGCAGCGTCGGTGGAAAAACCGGTCTTGGTCCGCTTTACCGGCGGCAGGCCCAGTTTTTCAAAGAGGATGCTCCCCAGTTGCCGGGCCGAGTTGATATTAAAATTTTCC includes:
- a CDS encoding nicotinate phosphoribosyltransferase, which gives rise to MNLQVEEWILMATEVMDSLAKVRQFQIAPGRRFYSAQHDEIAGGVTTDIYFVRTYEILKALGKVDTIVTAEIFPRRAGILCGVNEVLELLQEKKVTIWGLPEGSAFSPREVVMRIQGPYSEFGLFETTLLGMLASSSGWATAAREIREAAGEHPFVCFGARHVHPAVAPVMERAAIVGGADGASCILAAKLAGQEPQGTVPHAIFLIIGDTVEGALAYDRLMPPDAKRTILVDTFKDEAEEALRVAAALGPALAGVRLDTPSERGGVTPELVREVRYRLDTAGFNHVRIFVSGGLTPERIRALIEAGADAFGVGSYISGAAPIDMTMDLKEVDGRPVAKRGRLPGIIPNPRLEKLK
- the coaE gene encoding dephospho-CoA kinase (Dephospho-CoA kinase (CoaE) performs the final step in coenzyme A biosynthesis.); translated protein: MFIIGLTGGIASGKSTVAGILKELGAIVIDTDQVAREVVLPGKPAYRDIVAAFGRGILQPDGYLNRRALGRIVFSDAAARELLNAITHPRIREKVQEQITALRQDDPEAVVVIEAPLLIEAGMDDMVDAIWVVTAPATVRLKRLMERDNLSPQEAESRLRAQMGERERLRHATRIIPTGGDLSATRAAVLAAWQELQRAGRLS
- a CDS encoding lytic transglycosylase domain-containing protein; this translates as MIKTWRRYLWLLLVVAALLSFLLPRAARVLYPLPYREIIVNYAHQEGLDPLLVAALTRVESKFYPRAQSAQGARGLMQLMPETARLAAGQLGLPYDPERLFSPEYNLRLGSWYLAKLLREFGDLTPALAAYNGGRGNVHNWLERGIWDGSSRNLSQVPFPETREFARQVLQNYRIYRILYPDVR
- the ytaF gene encoding sporulation membrane protein YtaF — its product is MLLATLLLALAASLDGLGVGLSYGLRKIKLPWLSLGLIALVSTAVSVLAMAGGHLVARIFNPVLAGRLGAVILLTLGLTIIFEAYLKKDEPRVKGATLLKLRLPRLGLVIQILKEPCRADQDFSGSISSQEALTLGLALALDALGIGFGAAAAGFSLFLTPVFIGCCQLLLVQAGLVLGRRWQPEKAGWRGAALPGLILIAIGVWRW
- the mutM gene encoding bifunctional DNA-formamidopyrimidine glycosylase/DNA-(apurinic or apyrimidinic site) lyase is translated as MPELPEVETIKRTLSPHLQGQTIAGVEVYHPGVIAVPDAATFSALLAGKRITRLDRRGKYLLFHLAAGYCLVAHLRMTGRLILTAATDPLLPHTHVVFHLAGGTTLRWLDTRRFGRLYLGQEDEVTVTTGLKELGPEPLDPAFDVATLAAICAGRRRPVKQVLLDQHLLAGIGNIYADEMLFLAGLNPLRPAASLTGDELVRLHRAMQAALEQGIANAGTSFRDYVDGRGQQGKNQDYLQVYGRAGQPCRRCGRTLERVKISGRSTVFCPGCQV